The Bernardetia litoralis DSM 6794 genome includes a window with the following:
- a CDS encoding tetratricopeptide repeat protein, translating into MTTHKQIFKQLSKQCLFLAFLFSSFFMSATLAQAQNDSETTNTDDTHTLPNSNKGEGLDEYVVAEQLRMTQKFPQAIPFYDKAIAKEPENLEYLYNKCMCYYEGRNYPSAESCFQSVLEKKANYIPAYEMLANTYKQEKNYGNAVKMYDKIINIAEDDGEKFAYLFTTIDLLFRTGNVEDAGKYIKNANSLFPGMPDLFYLQARYENTVGNHEKALELMTELMEVTGGETGVGYDKDYYELGYTHFQLANYSDAEEAFSKITKGSQFSARAKEFSPEFLMRVANGYSKVYEFNEAKQLLEKVIAMKDPFPDAQELKAYIENKSEKDTLLQKLNFRLEMDEKARSGKLEGDQEPRKFMLNTPQKLEIYGKLTKVYLEVANYDDALEFSRQYAAINPKNPLILFYQALALQKVGDDVEAESLLLAISSTPQINRNARAMAAFALGIFQHRGKQYALAVKNLKKAAILSPSFGPASKYEIASISVKDPNAAAEDGE; encoded by the coding sequence ATGACAACACATAAGCAAATCTTCAAACAACTATCAAAACAATGCTTGTTTTTAGCATTTTTGTTTAGTTCATTTTTTATGTCAGCTACTTTAGCACAGGCACAAAATGATTCAGAGACTACTAATACAGATGACACACATACACTACCAAACTCTAACAAAGGCGAAGGATTAGATGAGTATGTAGTAGCTGAACAGTTACGTATGACTCAAAAATTCCCACAAGCGATTCCTTTTTATGATAAAGCTATTGCCAAAGAGCCTGAAAATTTGGAGTATCTGTACAATAAATGTATGTGTTATTACGAAGGACGTAACTATCCTTCTGCCGAAAGTTGTTTTCAGTCTGTTTTAGAGAAAAAAGCTAATTATATTCCTGCTTATGAAATGCTTGCAAATACGTATAAACAGGAGAAAAATTACGGCAATGCTGTTAAAATGTATGATAAGATAATTAATATTGCAGAGGATGATGGAGAAAAATTTGCATATTTATTTACTACTATTGACCTTCTTTTTCGCACAGGTAATGTAGAAGATGCTGGTAAATATATCAAAAATGCAAATAGTTTATTTCCAGGAATGCCAGATTTATTTTATTTACAAGCTCGTTATGAGAATACAGTAGGGAATCATGAAAAAGCATTAGAACTAATGACTGAATTGATGGAAGTCACAGGAGGAGAAACAGGAGTGGGCTATGACAAAGATTATTATGAGTTAGGTTATACTCATTTTCAATTAGCAAATTATTCAGATGCAGAAGAAGCATTTAGTAAAATAACAAAAGGAAGTCAGTTTTCAGCTCGTGCAAAAGAATTCAGTCCAGAGTTTTTGATGAGAGTAGCTAATGGATATTCAAAAGTATATGAGTTTAATGAAGCAAAACAGCTTTTAGAAAAAGTAATTGCAATGAAAGACCCTTTTCCAGATGCTCAAGAATTAAAAGCATATATAGAAAATAAATCTGAAAAAGATACATTATTACAAAAACTAAATTTTCGTTTAGAGATGGATGAAAAAGCAAGGTCAGGAAAGTTAGAAGGCGACCAAGAACCAAGAAAATTTATGCTCAATACACCTCAAAAATTAGAAATTTATGGAAAACTTACTAAAGTTTATTTAGAAGTAGCTAATTATGATGATGCATTAGAGTTTTCTCGTCAGTACGCTGCTATTAATCCTAAAAACCCTTTGATTTTGTTTTACCAAGCACTAGCTCTACAAAAAGTAGGAGATGATGTAGAAGCTGAATCATTACTTTTGGCAATTAGTAGTACACCTCAAATCAACCGAAATGCTCGTGCTATGGCTGCTTTTGCTTTAGGTATTTTTCAACATAGAGGAAAACAATATGCTTTGGCTGTCAAGAATTTGAAAAAAGCAGCTATATTGAGTCCATCTTTTGGACCAGCTTCTAAATATGAAATTGCTAGTATTTCGGTAAAAGATCCAAATGCAGCAGCTGAGGATGGTGAATAA